The genome window ATCGATGCTGCCCTTGCTGTCAATGAGGACCGTGTCGCCGCTCTTTCTAAGCTGCTGTGTCTTGGCGAGCGTCTCGTTGAGGGTGTCGACCGCTCGGAAAATCGCCGCCCTGATCGCATCTTCTGACGTAATCGGCGAATTGCCGTCTGATTTGATCTTGTCAGTTTCCAAAATGCTAGGCCTTTCCGTTTGCTGACTCGTCGCGGGGGTTGGGAGGTTGCGGTGCCTCGCGATTTCGAATCGGGCGAAGCCCGAGTAGGAATTGCTGGTAGGTCGAGGTTGCGAGCGGGACCTGCGCCACCCCTGCTGGCGCGGCCACAGAGGCCTTAATGAATGCACGTTCGGCGACATCTGCCGTTATCACACACGCCCCCGCGATCACCGCGCCATCACCGATGGTCAAGGTGCGTCCATTGGCGCTCGCAATCAGGCAGCAGGGACCGATCCAGACGTTGCGGCCGATCACGACGCGGCCCGGACCGCGCAGATGAGCGAGGATAACCGTGCGCAGGCCGATCTCGCTGAAATCACCGATCTCGATGCACTCCGGAAACTCGTTTTCCAGGTAGACCTCATCGCCGATGAAAACCTTGCGCCCCACCGCCACTCCCCGGAATCGATGCAGAGCCGGTCGCAGGCTCACGCTTCCCGGCAGGCTACGCGCCGCGCTGTGCAGCGCGCGATTCAGCATTCGCTGAAGCAAGGGCTTGGTCACAGCTTCAGGCATCACGTGTCACCGGTTCTGCAACCCGCGGGTCCGCCACTGCGCCTTCGAGGTCAGAGAGGGTCGGCGCGCGATGTGCCGGTGGTTCTTCAACGATAGTCGTACAATCGGGTGCGGGCCGTATGATGCGAAGATCCGCCGCAAAGGTGTTTCCGTCCTCTCGTTCCAGGTTTCTCTGCAGAAAGTTCAGGCACGGTGCGTTCTTAGCGGTGGGAAGATACTCTGCCACCAGCCGATCGCACCCGCGGGCGTGCGCCGCGTTCGCCAGAAAGTGGAGTATCGACTCCTCGACCTGCCGCCCCATGACGCGGCAGCTTAAGACCAGGTCAGCGATCGAGGCAGACTTGCGCGGCTTGTCGAAGGCCAGCGTTCCAATTCCGACCAGTCCGTAGTCGCCGAACCGATCCATCACGTTGAACACTAATGCGCAGTGGTCCGGGTGAACCGCCCAGCGCATGAACTCCTGCGCCGATAGGCGCCGGGTACTCAGATTCATCTGGTTGGTCTTATTGAGCAGCTGGGTCGCGCGGGCCAGGTGAGCCTCGCTCAGCTCCGCGACCCGGACCACGATGTTCAAGCTATGCATCCAGCCATCCAGATCGACGTCCTCGCGAAGCCGACCTCTTTTTCGCTCGGCTACGTACATCGCGGTGCGGTTGCGATCTTCGCCGGAAACCACCGGAGTATCGAAGCAATTCAGCGCCGCTAGCGCCGAACAATAATAGAGAGGACTAGCCGGCCAGTCGGGAACCAGAACCTCGGGGAGAGCGGTGCGGACACGATCGCGCTCGACCGGGTTGTCGTCGATGAACACGGCAGCGTCGAGCCCCAGGTTCAAGTGCCCGACCAGCTCGAGCAGATTTTGCGCCTTGTCATTCCAGTTGATCTTCCATCCGACGAAATCGTCGGGTCGAAGCAACATTTCCGGATGAGACTTGAGCGCGGTCAGCGCCGCTCCTTCGTCATTCTTGCTGGCGATGCCAAGCAGAATGCCGCGGCGGGACAGCGACTTCAGCGCCGCCTGGAAATCGCGATACGCTTCCCCGACCGCATCGTGACCGCCCACCCGCAACGCTTCCCAGCCAACGTCCCCCAGGATCCCGCCCCACAGCGTCTCGTCCAGATCGAGCACCACCAGCTTGCGGGCACGTCCCTCCAGTCCGCGCAGCGCCGCGACGAAGTCGGAAACCGCGTGCTTGAAGACGCCAAGTGAAAACGGCGTCTTCGCCGCGTACCAGAGCCGCGGGTCGTAGCCCTTGTCGCCGACCAGCGCGCTCCAGCGCGCGGCATCAAAGATCCGAATCCGCGGATCCGCCCGCGAGGATTCGTAAAGGACGAGGTTCATCTTCATCAGCGCGACCGAAAGACCGAGATCGGGGTCCAGGTCGAGAAGTCCGCGCCGCGCAAGCATCGGATGGAAGGGTGCGAAGGTCGCAACAAAAATGTGTTCGACGCGACGAGGGAGCCGGGTTAGCGCCTGCACGAACTGCTGGGTCTCCGCGGCGATTTCGTCCAGCGAAGAGGCCTCCATTGCGAGCCTTCGTTTGTAGGCTTCAGAGACGCTCTCGGCTGTGGCCCAAACCACTGCGGTGCGAGTGGCTGCGGTCCACAGTTCCAGATCCTGCACGAGCAGGTGCCGCATCACCGGGCCGAAGGGTGCGCATCGCGCGCGAATCGGCAGGTCCGGCGCGGCTTCCACCAGCAGCGACGCCAGGTTGGCGGCGTTGAAATCTGCCACCACCAGCACTTCGTGAATTTTCTCAGTACGCGAGGTCACGAACTCACGTTCCCTCTCTGCCGAAACAACACTCATCGGCTTTCAGCTAAAATGCGGAGGCTCATCGGGATCCCACTTCGTTCAGGTAGACGTTCTGCATGCGCCGCTGTCCGTGGGTCTCTCGCACCTGCGGATGATCAAACAGGTGCAAGATAAAAATCTGATCGATCCAGCGCGCATTCTTCAGCAGGCGCCGCGAGCGCAAAAACCGGAACTGCTGAATCTTGCGTACCTCGTGCTCGGCGTTGAACTCGTTGATCGCAAGCAACTCGCCCGCCCAGTCCGAATAATGCGGCAACACGATATCGTCGAAATACAGAACCGGTAAAAACAGATAGTTGGCGGCATCGGCGTCGGACAGCAGTCGCAGCGCATGCTTGGTCGAGGTGTAGTAGTCGAGATCGAACGCGGCGAAGCCAAGCGGCGCCTCGGGACTAAGATTCGACTTCAGGAACTCGGGTACCGTTTTGCTTACGTCGCCGAGTACCAACTTGCAGTTGGGGGGCAACTTTGCCTCGAGCCGGGCACGGTCCATCGGGAAATCGCCGAGCCCAAACTGTTCCGGATGGTCGCGAAAGTCCTCGGCCGGCGGCATGCCCTCGCCGCTGTCGAAGCCGGCGACCTGAACCGCTACGCCGGTGTCCCGGGTGATTAACTCCGCGACGCGGCACATATTGATCAGCCCTTCACCGGCGGCGACTCCGAACTCCACTGCCGTGAAGGCGGCGAGTCCCGCCTTGCGGGCCTGATCGGCGGCTTCGAGCAATCCATAGGCGTAGTGGGCACG of Candidatus Binataceae bacterium contains these proteins:
- a CDS encoding HAD-IIIC family phosphatase produces the protein MSVVSAEREREFVTSRTEKIHEVLVVADFNAANLASLLVEAAPDLPIRARCAPFGPVMRHLLVQDLELWTAATRTAVVWATAESVSEAYKRRLAMEASSLDEIAAETQQFVQALTRLPRRVEHIFVATFAPFHPMLARRGLLDLDPDLGLSVALMKMNLVLYESSRADPRIRIFDAARWSALVGDKGYDPRLWYAAKTPFSLGVFKHAVSDFVAALRGLEGRARKLVVLDLDETLWGGILGDVGWEALRVGGHDAVGEAYRDFQAALKSLSRRGILLGIASKNDEGAALTALKSHPEMLLRPDDFVGWKINWNDKAQNLLELVGHLNLGLDAAVFIDDNPVERDRVRTALPEVLVPDWPASPLYYCSALAALNCFDTPVVSGEDRNRTAMYVAERKRGRLREDVDLDGWMHSLNIVVRVAELSEAHLARATQLLNKTNQMNLSTRRLSAQEFMRWAVHPDHCALVFNVMDRFGDYGLVGIGTLAFDKPRKSASIADLVLSCRVMGRQVEESILHFLANAAHARGCDRLVAEYLPTAKNAPCLNFLQRNLEREDGNTFAADLRIIRPAPDCTTIVEEPPAHRAPTLSDLEGAVADPRVAEPVTRDA